A segment of the Curtobacterium sp. MCSS17_007 genome:
GCGCCCGCGACCGTGTTCGCCCGCGACCCGACGACGGCTAGGGCGGCCGCCGTGGCGCGACGCCCCGACCGGGCCCACAGGACGACCGGAGCGTGCGGTCCGAGGTCGTCGACGCTCACGGGCCAACCGGGGTGGCCGGGCACGAGCAGCCGTGCGCCGACGGCCCGTGCCGCAGCGGCGACGCCCTGCACGTCGCTGCGGTCGAGGCGGGGCGACCAGCGTCGGAGCGCCTCGTCGAGGGCCCGGGCGAACGCCCTGGGTGACTCGGTGCCGGGCAGTCCTGCGTCCCCGCACGACTCCAGCAGCATCCGGGTCCCGTCGTCGCCGGCCGCGTGGACCAGTGCGAGTGACCGTTCCGCACCGAGCCCCTGCACGAGCACCCCGGCGACGGCGTCCCCCGGCTCCACCACGGTCGACCACGCCATCCGTGCCGCCGCCTCGACCGGGTCGACAACGGCACAGCCGTCCGGGCCGAGCAGCGCCCGCACCGTGGGGAGCACGTCGACACCCCCGCTCACAGGGCGCTCCGGAGGGCCAGGGCGTCGCGCACGTGGCGGTCGTCGGGACGGTCCGCGCCCTGCAGGTCCGCCAGGGTCCACGCCAGCCGCATGGTGCGGTCCCAGCCACGCATGGTGAGCGTGCCGAGGTCGAGCGCATGGTCGAGGAGTGTGGACGCGCCCGGCACGGCCCGCCCGGGCCCGCGGAGCCACGCCCCGGAGACCTCGGCGTTCCTGGTCCACCCGGTGCCCGCCAGACGGCTGCGCATCGCCGCCCGTGCCGCCGCGACCGTCGCACGCGCCTGCGCCGTCGTCGGGGTCGAACCGTCCTCGCCCCGGATGAGCCCGGTCGTGACCCGCGGCACCCGCACGCGGATGTCCATCCGGTCGAGCAGTGGCCCGCTCATCCGACCGAGGTACCGCCGCACGGTGGCCGGGGGGCACTCGCACGGCTGTCGGGACGACCCGGCGTTGCCGCACGGACAAGGGTTGGCGGCGAGCACGACCTGACAGCGCGCGGGGAACTCGGCGGCCCCGGCGGCCCGGTGGACGGTGATGCGACCGGACTCGAGCGGCTGGCGGAGCGCGTCGAGCACGGCGCGCGGGAACTCCGGTGCCTCGTCGAAAGTTCGGTATCGCCTTGCGTTGTGAAAATCACCGCCCCTGTTGCCAGCCCCGTCCGGGCGTCCAATCTCTTGCCACGACCGGCCCGATGCCTCATAGTGCGGGCCAGCAATGAAGCGAGCAGCCATCTACGTCCGAATCTCTAGGGACCACGCGGGAGCGGGGCTCGGCGTCGAACGCCAGGAAGCCGACTGCCGGAAGCTGGCGGCGGAACGCGGCTGGGAAGTGGCCGCGGTCCTGTCCGACAACGACATCAGCGCTTACTCCGGCAAGCGACGACCGGGCTACGAGCAGCTGATCGGCCTGATCCAGACCGGCGACGTGGGCGCGGTGATCTCGTGGAGCCACGACCGCCTCCACCGCAGGCCGACGGAACTCGAGTCCTATATAGACGTGTGCGACAAGGCCGGGATCGACACCTACACCGTGAAGGCCGGCCACTTCGATCTGTCCACTCCGAGCGGCCGTGCGGTCGCGCGTACCCTCGCGGCCTGGGCCGCCTATGAAGTGGAGACTTCAACCGGACGCGTCCTGGCGGCCAAGAAGCAGGCAGCCGAGTCAGGCAAGTGGCGGGGCGGCCAGCGCCCCTTCGGCTACGACGCTGACGGCATGACCGTAAGAGAGGAAGAAGCGGCGCTCGTCCGGGAGGCCGCGCAGCGGTTCGTACTCGGCGACTCATGGCGAACGGTCGCCCTCGATTGGAACACCCGGAAGATCGTCACGGCGAACGGCATGGCCTGGAACGCGCTCAAAGTGCGCAACCTCACGATTAGGCTCCGGAACATCGGGATCGTCGATCACAACGGCACTGACCGCTACCCGGCCCAGTGGCCCGCGATCATTGATCAGGAACTCTGGGACCAGTTGCAGACGGCCATCGCGGTGAGCCGCAACGTCCACACGCAGCGCGGACCGTTCAGAAAGCACCTGCTCAAGGGCTTCGCGTACTGCGGAGAGTGCGGCAACCGCCTCAACGTGTACGGGACGAAGCGGGCTGGCGGACGTTACGAACCGGCCTACGGGTGCAGGAAGAACGACGACGAAAAAGGTCAGGTCGGTTGCGGCTCCGTAAAGCGCATGCTCGCGGCCGTCGACGATCTGGTTATCGACTCCCTCTTCTACCGGCTCGACACGGAGGACATGCACCAGGTGCTCTCAGACGCGTCTTCGGACAACGAAGCGCTGTCGACGCACCTTGCAGAGCTGCATGCCGCCACGCAGCGCCTGGAAGAGATCTACGGGCTCTTTGGAGCGGGCGAGATCGACTTCGCCGAGTACAAGGCGATGAAGGCTGCCGCGCACGAAGAGAAGGAACGCGCGTCACGGAAGGTGAACCAGTCGTCGGGCAAGGGGACCATCGCCAACGTCCCGGTCGGCAAGACGCTCCGCGAAGCGTGGGACGGCTCGGACCTCCAATGGAAGCGCCAGCTGTTGAGCGTCTTCATCGACCGCGTCGAGATCATGAAAGTGCCAAAGGGATCACCCCGCACCTTCTACAAGGGGTGGCAGTTCAATCCTGATCTGATTCAGATTCGTTGGAGGGCGTAGCTGGCCCCTCATCCAGTCTCTGCATCGCACGCCTCACATAGGATGCGGCCACGTGCGCGTCGATGCTGGCTTCGATGCCGCGCCGGTCTCCTTCTTCTGCCGCCCATGAGATCGCGAAGAACGAGACATCCGCCAACCAGCGCACGCCTCCTTCGCTCATGAATCGACGGAAGTACTCGTCGATCAGCGCGGCTCCGGATCGCTCAAGCCGCTGTACCGTGCGAACGCTGACGCCGAACCGCTTCGCTACCGACTCGCGTCTGTCCATGAGCGCTTCATTGACGTCAGCCTCCTCATTCAGATGACCGAAGTGAAACGCCGTCCTAAACGCCTGCACGGACGGGCTGTCAGGCGCGATGCGCAAGAACAGCTCCAGCAGCATGCGAAGCGATCGCTTGTCCGGAACGCCGAACAGCCCGGGATCAACCGGGCCGTCGTCCCCGATCGTCCTGCGCATTGCCAGAAGGGTGTCGACCCTGGCCCATTCGGTCCGCTCTTCACTCGCGTCGGTGTCCACAGACTCAAAGCTAGTCGCCCGGACATCGATCGGCAAACAGAGGACCGAGTTTGACTGTTGGTGACCAAAACGAGGAACCACTAGACAGATAGCGTCCAAAGCCGTACGCTTGCGCCACCGATCAAAGGAGCAGGCCGTGAAGAAGCAGATCGCCCGGATCATCAGCGACCAGGTCGCCAACGGAGACACGGCCGTCATCGACGCCTTGCGCCAGCTCGCCGGGATGCCGGTCGGCTCGATCCAGATGGACCGGAGCTACGTGCGCCGCCGCGTCGTGGAGATCCAGCGCGATCAGAACGGCAACGTCGTCGGCTCGATCGAACGAATCGAAGAGGCCGAGTCGGGCAGCTCGTCCGGCACCTGGCACCAGTAGCGCTCACACACCAAGGAGACAGTCATGTTCGAAACGATCCTCGTCCTCGCCTTCCTCATCGGGGCTGCCTGCCTCGGCGCGATCATCGGTCGCGTCTTCAAGAAGCTCGAAGCGGTCGAGCGCCGCAAGCTGATCGAGAAGCAGATGCGCCAGCAGATCATCGACGCTGAGAGCGAGCGCATCGCCGCCGAGAAGATCCTCCGTGAGAACGGACAAATCTGATGAAGAAGGCGTGGGCGCTTCTCTGGTTCGTGGTCGTCGCGGTCTTCGCGATCTCGATCATCGCGGCCGTCATCAAGCCTTGGATTCCGGCCATCGCCGCGGTGATCGTCGTCGTCTTCCTGGTCGCCGTGGCGGTCTTCATCTGGCGGCGGTTCGCTGAGCGCCGCCGCTTCTTCTAATTCCGCAGGCTACGTGTTTAAGTAGGTGCAGGCATGAGATTCAAGCGCCAAACTAAAAGGGACGCGAATCGGGACGTATACCTCGTCACCTTCCCTACTGACCTCGCCGCCGAACGGGTGCTCGCCTGGCTCCGGTCTGTTAGCGGCACCCTTCCCAAACGCACCAACCGCTTCCTCGACTGGTCGACGCTCGCGTTCGAAACGTGGGCGTCGGCCAGAGGGATCGCTCACCGCGTGCACGTTCCGAAGAGCGCGTCCGAATACGTGGCCTCCCAGCTGCGCACCTTGGCTCCCGGCATCACCGTGACGAAGGACGCCACCCGCCCCGGAGAGGACTGGACCGCGGGCCTCGAACTCGGGATGACGAGCCCGACCAGGCAGCTGCGCATCATGAGCCACAACGACCTGTCAGCGAGCGTCCTGGCGTCCGTTCAGTCCCTGGGATCAGACGAGGCGGTCATGATCCAGTGGGTGCTCGGCGCTGCCCGTCCCGAGATCCTTCCCGCGCGCGACGGCAACAGCCGGTCGGCCGAGTTCTCGATGAAGGCGTTGATCACTTCCGGTGTCCTGACCGCGCAGAACGACGAGCTCAACGACCGCCGGCAGAAGCTTGAAGAACCGAACCTCCTGGGCGTCGGCCGCGTCGTGGTGAAAGCGAACAACCCCAGGCGGGCCGGTGAGCTGATCTTGCGCGTCGAGTCTTCCCTTGCAGGAGCGAACAGCCCGGCCAACCGGTTCAGGCGCACGGCCGCCAAGTCCGCCCGGGTCATCGCGGACGCGAAGGACGCCGCCACTCCCCTGCTCTTTCCCGGCCAGTTCAACCTCAAGGAACTCGCCGCGGTGATCTCCTGGCCGATCGGCCAGCCGTTCGTCGCCGGTCTGCCGCAGGGCTCGACCAGGCACCTCTACGCGAACGAAGACATCGCGACCGAAGGCATCGTCATCGGCGACAGCAACTACCCGGGGCATGAGCGGCCGATCGCCCTCACCTTCGAGAAGGCCGTCCAGCACGTCTACTACGGCGGCAAGACGGGCACCGGCAAGACCGTGGCGATGGCCAACAACTTCGGACAGGTCGTCAAGAACGGCTACGGCGCGATCGTGATCGACGCGTCCAACTCGAACTCGAGCGAAACCATGTTCAGCCGGGCCCTCAACCTGATCCCATCTGACCGCCTGGACGACGTGATCATCATGAACCCGAGCGAAGACGGGGACATGCCGGTCGGCTTCAACGTGCTCGACCAGGGAAGGCCGCGCGTCGTGGCCGACCAGATCAAAGACCTGTTCGCGCACCTCTACCAGGACACGGCGGGCGTCTGGACGAAGCAGCTGCTCTTCCACGGGCTCTACACGCTCGCCGAGCACGACGGCATGACGATCTCCGAACTGATGCCGCTGATCAACCCGCAAACCAAAGAAGAGGTCGCGTGGGCCGACGAGCTGAGGCGGGGAGTGCGCGACAAGGAACTCCGGAACTTCTGGAACAGGTGGGAGAACTTCAACCAGTCGGAGCGGGACCGCAACACGCAGCCGCTCATCAACCGCATGTGGCAGCTCGACGCCCGTCCGGAACTGCGCGGGATGCTCGGACAGGCCAAGTCGTCGTTCAAGGTGCAGGAAGTGCTGCGCGACAACAAGATCCTGCTGATCAGCTTGAACGGCCTGCCTCCCGGCACCGCGTCGATCCTCGGCACGCTGATCGTCAATGCCGTGTGGAGCGGAGCGCAGACGATGAGCCCCGACCGGCCGAACTTCCTGTACCTCGACGAGTTCCAGGTGATGACGCGGCTTCCGACCGGACTCGACGACATGCTGAACCGCTCGCGCAAGCATGGCCTCGGCGTCGTCATGGGAACCCAGTACCTCGAAGACGTGCCGGCCGAGTTGAAGAACGCGATCACGAACAACGCCAGGTCGCGGGTGATCTTCCAGTCCAGCGCGAAGGAAGCGCGCATGTGGAGCAGCGAGTTCGGCCGGACGCTAGACGAGAACGACTTCATGCGGATCAGGCAGTACGAGGCGGTCGCGGAGATCGCCACGGAGTCGGGCGTGACCGCTCCGGTCACGTTGAAGGCGCGGCCCCCGCTGACGCCGACGGGGCAGGCGAGGGCCGTGCGCGAACTGAGTCGGAAGACCTACGGGCGGCCGATCGGCGAAGTCGAGGACGACATGGAAAACAGGCGGCAGGCGACGGTCAAGGCCGTGAAGAGCAGGCCGATGATCGGGATCAGGGCATGGGACGACGAACCAATAAACGGAAGGAGAACACGATGAGCGAGCAGATGAATCAGAACGGCGGGGAAGCCGAGATCGAGCGGGCGCTGTACTGGATCGACGAAGGAATCCGCGCGGCGGAAGCTCTGGCGCGCCACCTGCGCATGGCCCGCTCTATGACGGAGGAACTGCGCGAACGGCAGCTCACCGAAAACGGGGCGAAGAACATTGAGATTATGGGCAGTGCCATGCGCGTGGTCACCGAACACGTGGAACGCGGATCGAACGGGCTCACGATGTTCTTCAAAAACTCTAAGAGGACGGGATCATGATCAAGCGGCAGGAAACGCTGTGGGGCGCGAGCATCTACGACGGACTCCAGCACGACCCGAGACACGCGTTCGTCCTGGCCTCCTACTCCGCCTTCAAGCGCGTCGTAATGAGCCAGTGGACGCAGCTGATCGACGGCGGTTTGAAGTTCGTGGCCAACAAGGACGACCCGTACGCCGACTCGTCCGAGATGCGCCGCGACGTGGAAGACAAGCTGACGCTCCGGGTCTACGCGGACAACGGCGGCTCGCTTCCTGACGACCATCCGATGCGTCAGAAAGTGGAGTCGGGGATCGAAGGGTTCGTCGTTCTGAACGACGTCTTCCGCGGCGTGCACGACGTCATGGGACACGTACTCTCGGGCGGCAGCTTCGGACCGAAGGGCGAGCAGTTGGCGTGGGCGACTCACCGCGACACGATGCCCCGGTTGGCTCACAACGCGCTCTGGTGCGAGACGGTCGGGCAGAACATGTGGACCAACTTCGCGGGCGATCACGAGTCGCTTCCGATGGCCGAGCGGCCGTTCGGAGAGCAGAAGGCGGGGCTGGTCCCGGCGTTCCTGGTGGAGGCGCGTCTGCACGCGTGAGGGGGCGCTACCCACCACTCCCCTACTCCGCCCTTGAAACGCGATGTAATAGGGGTGACACCACTCCCCTACCCTACCGAAGAGGGGTGCGTAACAGAGGTCAGCGTTGTAAATCCTACAAGTGGGGTAAAAACCGGTAGGGGAGTGCAAAAAGAGGGGATCGGCCTTCGCCGAACCCCTCTTTTTGACGTGAACTACTTACTTGTTCGCGGCGTAGTACGCGTCCTTCACGGACTGTGAGATCCGGCCGCGCGACGACACCTCGTGGCCGTTCGCAGCGGCCCACTCGCGGATGGCAGTCAGGTCTTCCGAGTTGTTGCGCGCGGGCTTGGAAGCCGAGCCCGACGAACGGCCGACGCGCCGCGCGGAAGCCACGTAGTCGGACAGCGCGTCGCGCAGCTTGTCCTTGTTCGCGTCGGACAGGTCGATCTCATAGCTGGTGCCGTCGAAGCCGAACTGGACCGTGCCGCCCTTGCCGTCTTCGATCGGCGCGCCGTCCAGGTCGTCGATGAGCGTCGTGGTGACCTTCTGAGCCATGGTGCAATCCTTCGTTCGATTCCGTGGTCGCGGTCAGCATACATGAAAGCGCGCATATAGAAAGCCGCTCAGAGCGTTTCTGAGCGGCCTGTGCTTTGCGGACGGCTACACGTTCATGTTGCGAAGCGAAGCCGCATCCTGGCGCGTCTGCGCACGCGTGAGACTACTGCTTCGACTTGTAGATGCCGAACATGGTCAGTATGAACGCGCCTGCAGTTGCGAGCAGGCCGCTGAGCGCCACGATGCGGATCAAGTCGGTGAAGCCGAGCACGACCGCAAGGCCAGGCGCGACCAGACCGAGGCCGATGAGAGAGTCACCGACTACGTAGACGATGACCTTGGTTTTCTTCGAGATGCCTGACTGGATCTCCGCTACCACGTCGCTCGCCTGGACGTCGTCAGCGAGCTTCTGCGCGCTCTGTGTTGCTACTTGGAGTTGCTTCTGTTCTGCTTCGCTGAATGCCATCTTGGTTGGCTCCTTTGCTGGTTCGTTAGTAGTTGGTTCTTTCGTCGGTTGTTGAGCCGGTTCAGGCTCATCTGCCGGTGGTTGCTCTGGCTCCGGTTGAGCGGCCGGTTCTTCCGCGGGCTGTTGCGCGGGCGGAGTCTCCGGCGCCGGCTGTTCGGCCGGTGCGGGCTGAGGCGCTGCAACTGACGGACGCTTGCCTGGAACGGGAGTTCCGCCGTCGGTGCCCGCGACCTCCGTCGCCTTGGCAATGTCGACCCAAAACTTGTAGACGTTCCATTGGATGAGGGCCAACCACATGCCGCCGCTCTGGCCGAGATCAAGCACCTGGTGCTTGCCCGGCAGAACGAATCGAGATCCTGGGTTCAAGTCCTGATCGTCCGTGGCGTAGCCGTCAGCGTCCACCTCGACGAGCGGTTCGGCCGGCACGCCGTTGTCATCCCAGGTCGGGTCGACAGGGCATAGATCGTTGCTCAACACCTGCCAGAGTCCGCCCTGTAGCTCGACCTTCGACACCGTGAGCGGGTCGGCGAACTTGATGAACGAACCGACGTCCACGTTCTGATCCGTCGGGTTGCCTACGGGACCCGGAGCGTCTGAGCCCGCGTAGCGGTAGAAGGTCTGCTCCGGGTAGTCGTTCCAAGCGCGCAGCTGGTCGTAGTTATCGATCTTGATCCCGGCGACCCGGCAGTTGATCACCCGATCGGCGTCGATGAAGAACATGTAGTGACCGGCGGCTCCCCCGCTTGCTCCGCGCTTGCCCCAGATCGCAGCGTCGCCTTTCCTGGTGTCGTAGTTCCCCTGAGCGTTCGGTTTGATCTGCACCCAGCCGTTCGCCTCGAAGTCGCGGAACATCGTGTCCGTGTTGCCGATGCGCAGACCGGCAGGCAGGAGTCCCGCTGCTTCGAGCGAGAAGTACCCCGCGCTTGAACAGTCGAAGCTGTTCGGACCGAAACGGCTCGTCATCGAGTACGTGATGCCCCGCGCTTGCTGCGTCAGGTACCAGTTTATTGCTATGTTGAACTTTGCATCCATGTCACCTCCTTTTGATGTCTAGCGCGTGCATGAGCAGCAGCAAAGCGCCGCCGCTCGAGAACAGGGCCCGTACGTCCGCGTCCGGCCGGACAATCGCGTTGATGAGCGCAACGATGATCAGATATATGGCGAAGAACGTCAGCCACTTGTAGCGCTTCCGGGACGCGTAGACGGCCACGAGCGCGTAAGGCACGAGCCTGATGAGCAGAACGAACGTAAGACTGACCGTCACTGCGACACCCCCTGTCCCACCATGAAGCTGAGCACTCCGGCCAAAGCCAAGAGCACCGCGACTACCCCGGCCACCAGCTTCTCGTTCTGAAACCACTTGCTCGGGGTGACGACCTGTACAGTCGTCGCGTTCGGAGCATTGATCTGTTGAGGCTGCTGGTTCGGGTGTTTCTCCTGGTACTGGGCGACTGCTTGAAGGCCGGTCTTCCACTCTTCGATCGAATTCACCCGGCCGTTCGTCTTCGTTGCCTGAGCTTCGACGCGTTCGAGCTTGCCGTCCATCTGCACGAGGTACACGAGCACATCGGTGATAGTCGGGTTCTGAGGTATCTGGAAGTCTGACATTAGAGACCTATGGCGAACCAGTTGAAGGACATGTAGCCGTTCGCCCCGACCGTTGTGAACAGATTGACCGGCATCGAGTCTTTCGTGACCGTGCCGACGTTGGCATAAATCCCATCAGTATTCGCGTACGGCCCGGATGCCGTAGCAGTCGCGGACTGCACGGCCGTCAAGAAGCCTGCAGGGAAGTTCACGACGACAGCTATCTTCGTGTTGGCACCACCGGTGTTGTTCTGCTGCGAAGACGTTCCCCATAAAAGTTTCAAACCCCCCAAATTGATGTAGAAAATTGTGCCGCCTGCGTTCCCTGAGTTCGTGATAGTCTTCACCGCAACGCCCGCACTAGTCGTAACGAACTGTCGAAGGTCGGCAATATTCGGAGCCGTGATTTGGGTTGTTGATGCCGGTACCGCGACCTGAGCCAAGATGATGTAAGGGTTCGCCGCTCCGACAGCGCTCTGAATCTGAGCCGTCGTAGGCACGACCGGTGAAGAAGCCGGAGTACCCGCGACCGCGACGAACTTCAGCACGTTGTTCGTGTTGTTCACCGGAGACTGGACCGCGGTCACGCTCTTGTCGACGTAGGCGACCACGTAGTCGATGCGCGGAGAAGCGGACGCCGTGGCGATCGTCACGGACTCCCCGGCGGTCGTGTCGTGGCTGATCATGTAGTAGTAGTCAGCCGGAGCCGTGCCGGTAGGGATGCGTCCGGAGCCAGGGTTGACGCGGACAGTCATGTTGGCCGAGCCGTTCGGTACTACGTCGAGGCCCTTGAACACCTGACCGGAGAACGCTTCGTTGAGACCTTTGAAGGTCGCGTACTCGTCAGATGCTCCCCCGTTGTAGTTGACGACGATTTTAGACACTTGCGGTTCTCTGTTTAGTTTTGCTTATGCCATCAATATAAAACACGCTGCGGCTTTTGCCTAGGCGATTTGCACGGCTGTCCACGTCGCATCTGACACCGACTGGAAGACGAAACGATAAGGTACTTGTTCGTCCTTGTTTCTATTGGACTTGATCCACGCGTGCCATTTCTGAACTCCGTTGACAGGCTTGAGCGGAGTGATGATCGCCGGCGACGCCCCAACGACCATGTCTATAGCTTCGATGCCGATGACGATCACGGGGTTTGAGATGGCCGACTTGGGAGTGACGGTGACTTCCACGCAAGCGGCTCCTCCGGTCGGAACGAACACCGTGACGTCCGCCGTCTTTTTGCGCAGCCATCGAACGCCGAAATTACTCGTTCCGAAGGATTGCAGACCCTTCATGTCGTCCAGCGTCTGACGCAGGTAATGCAGTCTTTCTACGAGCTGATTTTCGCTCGTCCTGTCCAGGCGCGTCATAGGACCCTCGCGACGCTCACGATGACCGGAGTCGTCGCGTAGGCGATGTACTTGAACCAAAAGCTCTGAGTCGGCGTCGCGGCTCTCGTGGTGATCCGGTAGTAATACTCGATGCTCGACCCGCCGAGTCCCGGGCTCTGCCCCGCGGTCACGGCCAGCGCGGTAGCGCCGGTGTCTTCGAAGAGGGTTGACTGAGTGGGGGTGAACAGCTGCGGCACCACTTGAGAGTGGAAGCGGGTCTCTCCGTCCGCAGCGCTGCGCGCGACCGAGAAGATCGCGACCGCATAGTTCGCCCCGGGCGCGGCGTTGAAGGTACCGGACAAATCGAACTGGTTCGCCGACTGGGTTTCGTACATCACCGCTTCGACGTATTGATTGCCCGTTTTGAGTTCCCGCACCGCGTCTTCGAGGCTCTTGATGCGGGCTATCAGCGACTCTTCCTCGCTTCTGTTCAACCTGTTCATACCGCCGTTATCTCCAGCGTCCCTTTACAGGAAGCGATGACGAAGAACTTGAAGGACAGGTTGACCGGTGCAGAACCCGCATAGACGTCGATCGTGTAGTCGTATTCTTGCGCGCCGATGGAACTCCACCGCTCGGTCAAGATGCGCGTGTAATAAAGCAGGTACCCCCGGCCCAAGCTGTCCAGCACTCCGTAGCGTCCGAGCTTGGTCGTGCCGTCGTACACGTCCGCAGACGCCCACACGATCGGCGCGGCTTGTGTACCGTCCGCCTTCCAGACGATGCTCCATCGGGCGCTGGTATTGGCCGGGACGGTGAAGTTGGCAACGTCGCGCGTACCTGGCAATGCGGTCTGTACGGCTTTGGTCGTCAGCGTGCGGGGGATGCTCTGTCGGCTGCGAAGCTCTCGCACGTCGGCGTCGAGACGGTTCATCATGACGCGCAGCGCCTCGTGGTCCTGTCGGTCAACAACGTCACTCACCCTGGCTCACCCCGAACGAGTCGAACGTCAGCTGTACGGCGCTCTCAAAATCGTTCTCGTCGATCGTCACGTCCACCTGTTCGATCCGGTAGAGCCCGTTCACGTTGTCGAGCCACTTGTGATCCATCACGCGCAGCGGCACGCGGTCGCCGGGAACGAGGAAGGCGTTCGCCGGGATCTCTTTGCCGGTGATCGTCACGACGGGAAGCTCGAGGATGTCCTTGGCCTGGTCGACCTCCGTCTGAGTGTTCACGTCCAAGGTGTCCTGCAGGACGACGCTGTTGAACTGGACCACCTTCTCGCGGACGTAGTAGTTGACCTGGCTGATGACGTCGCCCTTGGTACTGCTCAGCTGGTCGGAGCCGAACCCGGAGCCGACGCCGTAGATCTTGTTGAACAGAGTCAACGCGCTGCGGGACATCGCGAAGCCGGCGACGTTGCCGAGCGCTCCCCCGTAGATGAGGTTGACGTCCAGCCGGCGGGCGCCGATCTGCGAGTAGGTCCGGAAGTTCTTCATGTAGTCGAAGCCGAAGTCGAACGGAGAGTCGCTCAACTGGGCGAGCTCCTGGATCTTGGACTTCACTTCGTCGGACTGGTAGGTGCGGTCGCTGAGCTTGCCCGTCCCGTACTGATTGGAAGCGATCGTCATACCGACGCTTCCGTTCGGTTGAGCCTGCGTCGTGGCGATGAGGTCGGCGGCGATGGCCGTGCGCTCGGTCTGCGTGTAGGTCTTCGTCACGTAGCGGTCCTTGAGCAGGTTCAAGTAGCCCGTCGCGGTGATCGTGACGATGTAGTTCTGACCCGTGCCTCCGATCGATCCGGCGCGCGAGTTGTCCTGCTGGAGGTTGAAGCTGACGTCGACGACCTGCGTGCCGAACAGGTAGACCCCGTTGCGCTTCACTTTGACGTCGGTGACGTACGGAGCGATGAGCACCTTGGGGTCCGCTCCCCCGAGCGCGTTGGCGCAATAGCTCTCGAACGCGAACAGGTCGAGAGAGAACGTCAGCTGTTCGGCTTCGTTCCTGGTGAGCGTGAACTGGCGATTGAAGGCGAGGGCGCTGATGTCAGCGATCCTCTGTCCGTCCTTGGTCCATAGTTCGAACTCGTAGACGCGCTGCTGTCCCAGGTCCATCTAGATGCCCCTGAAGCCGCTTCTCCAAGAGAAGGTGCCCGTTACGGTGTCCGAGCCGTTGGTCGTCGTCAGCTTGATCGAGTTGCCGCCGGGAAGCAGAGGGAACCAGCTGCTCGTCGGCGTCAGGTAGGCGAGGATCGATCCTCCGTTGAGCAGGACCGTGCGGTTGTACATGTCGATCGTCACGACGTCGCCCGCCGAAGTGGTGAGCCCCTGCAAGGTAAAGAACTGGTTCGTGCTGACGTTCGTGATCGTGGGGTTCGTCATCGGACCGGTGAGCGTGATGACAGGGAAGACGGCGACGTTGCCGGAGTTGACGATGCTCGTAGGGAGTCCGCCCGGACGCCACTTGACCGGGTTCCAGGCGATAGGCCACACCACGCCGCCGCCCGAGACGGGAGAAATGGCCGCCGTGTTCAGGCCGCCCGAGTTGTCGTAGATGGTCGGATCGGGTGCGACGAGCGTCAGCGTGAACGGAGCCTGCCGCCACGAACGGACGATCGGCATGTCCAAGCTGTCCAAGTACGCGTAGACGAGGTACTGGTTGCCAGCGTCCGTCGTGATCGTC
Coding sequences within it:
- a CDS encoding phage tail domain-containing protein translates to MIVGVNGFKLNDPSAANRVYLDEPVEGLSMAPVRTSSGNYSGRNGGYVGAQFYGARLITFTGRVWADDVFGLENTRRAFETAVATGSVLLTITTDAGNQYLVYAYLDSLDMPIVRSWRQAPFTLTLVAPDPTIYDNSGGLNTAAISPVSGGGVVWPIAWNPVKWRPGGLPTSIVNSGNVAVFPVITLTGPMTNPTITNVSTNQFFTLQGLTTSAGDVVTIDMYNRTVLLNGGSILAYLTPTSSWFPLLPGGNSIKLTTTNGSDTVTGTFSWRSGFRGI